A region from the Streptosporangium sp. NBC_01756 genome encodes:
- a CDS encoding polysaccharide biosynthesis tyrosine autokinase, with product MRLIRRNWLLVLFSLVLAVAAASFVTAHTPPRYVATITMLVSGHDREGSLSTAYQAGMLSQQRVQSYAELLTSRRVIEKITEGDDVQRLQGNITAESIPDTVLIRATVTDTVPARAAQLANALGTEFPRLINEIERPTPRSRASVSVTLVDRADLPVTPVSPRPLVNLALAVMIALFLALGSLVLRDRLDTTIKSDKALQQAAKTAILGIIGYERDARRLPLIVRSHGRSSRAEAFRSLRTNLQFVGVDRHPKSLVVTSCLPSEGKSSTAANLAITLAQAGWRVILVDADLRRPRIPYYFGIEGTTGLTDVLIEKAGLQGVVQTWGEAELSILPSGQIPPNPSELLGSRVMRNVLAQLTETYDMVIVDAPPLLPVTDAATLATVCDGTLLVARYGKTRQEHVVRATEMLSSINVRVVGAVLNFAPVRNSQEYGYGYGYDAEVKTTVNV from the coding sequence ATGCGGCTCATACGCAGGAATTGGCTGCTCGTCCTGTTCTCCCTGGTCCTGGCGGTGGCTGCGGCGTCCTTCGTGACCGCCCACACGCCACCGAGATACGTCGCGACGATCACCATGCTGGTCTCCGGTCATGACAGGGAGGGCAGCCTCTCCACCGCCTACCAGGCGGGGATGCTGTCCCAGCAGCGTGTGCAGTCCTACGCCGAACTGCTGACCAGCCGCCGTGTGATCGAAAAGATCACCGAAGGCGATGACGTGCAGCGGCTTCAGGGAAACATCACCGCGGAGTCCATCCCCGACACCGTGCTCATCCGGGCCACGGTCACCGACACCGTCCCCGCGCGCGCCGCACAGCTGGCCAATGCCCTGGGCACCGAGTTCCCCAGGCTGATCAACGAGATCGAGCGGCCCACCCCTCGAAGCCGCGCCAGCGTCAGTGTCACCCTGGTGGATCGGGCGGATCTCCCGGTGACGCCGGTCAGCCCCCGGCCGTTGGTCAACCTCGCGCTTGCCGTGATGATCGCGCTGTTCCTCGCTCTCGGCTCACTCGTCCTCCGCGACCGCCTGGACACGACCATAAAGTCGGACAAGGCCCTGCAGCAGGCAGCGAAGACCGCCATCCTGGGGATCATCGGCTACGAACGGGACGCACGGCGCCTTCCGCTGATCGTCCGCAGCCATGGCCGGTCGTCCAGGGCCGAGGCATTCCGCTCGCTCCGCACCAACCTGCAGTTCGTCGGCGTCGATCGGCACCCGAAATCGCTCGTGGTCACCAGTTGCCTGCCGAGTGAGGGTAAATCCTCGACAGCCGCCAACCTCGCGATCACGCTCGCGCAGGCCGGCTGGCGGGTGATCCTGGTCGACGCCGATCTCCGCCGCCCGCGTATCCCGTACTACTTCGGAATCGAGGGCACGACGGGCCTCACCGACGTGCTGATCGAAAAGGCCGGGCTGCAGGGGGTCGTCCAGACGTGGGGCGAAGCGGAACTGTCGATCCTGCCAAGCGGGCAGATCCCACCGAACCCGAGCGAGCTCCTCGGCTCGCGCGTGATGCGCAATGTGCTCGCCCAGCTCACGGAGACCTACGACATGGTGATCGTCGACGCACCACCGCTGCTGCCCGTCACCGACGCCGCGACGCTCGCGACGGTCTGCGACGGCACGCTGCTCGTCGCACGGTACGGCAAGACCCGGCAGGAGCACGTCGTCCGTGCCACTGAGATGCTCTCGTCGATCAACGTCCGCGTGGTGGGCGCCGTCCTGAACTTCGCGCCCGTCAGGAACAGTCAGGAATACGGCTACGGCTACGGCTACGACGCCGAGGTCAAGACGACGGTGAATGTGTGA
- a CDS encoding arsenate reductase/protein-tyrosine-phosphatase family protein gives MRDSPETIENSLPARLPGHESCGRRCWRDVEAVPAPGDAPRFRILYVCTGNLCRSPLAERLTRSVLGPCPALQVISAGTHAEPGKQMAERAQRVLIRLGGDPGGFVSRPLTPELVAAADLVLTASSEHRAESVARHFPAVTLAFTITEFGTLAQAVPSAAVTRHEDPVSRAHTLIAEVRALRGLVRVDRPDIPDPYGGSWLAYRIAGRRIATSLAVPLRLLTHSPSS, from the coding sequence ATGCGGGATTCACCGGAGACCATTGAGAACAGCCTGCCCGCCCGGCTCCCCGGTCACGAGAGCTGCGGCCGGCGGTGCTGGAGGGACGTGGAAGCGGTGCCCGCTCCGGGTGACGCCCCCAGGTTCCGTATCCTGTACGTCTGCACAGGCAATCTCTGCCGTTCCCCGTTGGCGGAACGGCTGACCCGGTCGGTCCTGGGACCGTGCCCGGCACTCCAGGTGATCAGCGCCGGCACGCACGCCGAGCCGGGAAAGCAGATGGCCGAGCGGGCGCAACGCGTGCTGATCCGGCTTGGGGGAGATCCCGGCGGGTTCGTCTCCCGCCCGCTGACCCCCGAACTCGTGGCCGCCGCCGACCTGGTGCTGACCGCCTCCTCCGAGCACCGTGCCGAGTCGGTGGCCAGGCATTTTCCGGCGGTCACCCTGGCCTTCACCATCACCGAGTTCGGTACGCTGGCCCAGGCCGTGCCGTCCGCCGCGGTCACCCGCCATGAGGACCCCGTGTCACGGGCCCACACACTGATCGCCGAGGTGAGGGCACTGCGTGGGCTGGTGCGGGTGGACCGGCCCGATATCCCCGACCCCTACGGGGGATCCTGGCTGGCCTACCGGATCGCGGGGCGGAGGATCGCCACGTCGCTCGCCGTCCCGCTCCGGCTGCTCACACATTCACCGTCGTCTTGA
- a CDS encoding DUF4012 domain-containing protein, protein MAGLLGLVAVIVPAGGWSAHLALSVRDHLEATRSALLQLRTLASTRDLEPMARMLADARWHAAEAKRLTAGPDWSVIAHAPMVGDGATTVRGLAESAAELTEVLAAVQRVGGALLPAKTHSSGGMTSVLDTLDAATPVLDDAVIRLARVRSRLAATPSDTGVDLLDQARGTALDGVDQLRGWLGSAATVTALLPPMLGHDGPRRYFMAFQTNAEARGTGGLVGAFGILRAGPGGIGITRLSDNKGLATSPAPVADHGADFRARYGPSAVRMLSISNLSPHFPYAAATWTGLWERQTHRRLDGAIAIDPIGLSYLLEAIGPVTLPGGERVTAENVVDLTERTAYARYTDPTVRKRFLITVAGAVSETLPKALAEPFRLLPALLHMVDERRIQIWSRRGAEQSLLSAADVGGVLPRRPGPFAGLVVNNSAGGKLDYYLKRSLDYELGPCWSGLRPTTVRVRLTNDVPDRSLPSYVTGRMDSLRLHHAVGSNLLWVSLYAGAGTKMRTARLDGDRVAVTREDERSHPVYSTLLEFAPGQSRTLEFDLLEPSSGRQPLVPVQPLVHPQHTRIVWNTQGCTR, encoded by the coding sequence GTGGCCGGCCTGCTGGGTCTCGTCGCCGTCATTGTGCCGGCCGGGGGCTGGTCGGCCCATCTCGCCCTGAGCGTGCGCGACCATCTGGAGGCGACCAGGAGCGCGCTGCTCCAGTTGCGCACGCTGGCGAGCACGCGTGACCTCGAGCCGATGGCCCGGATGCTCGCGGACGCCCGGTGGCACGCCGCCGAGGCGAAGCGGCTCACCGCGGGCCCCGACTGGTCGGTGATCGCCCACGCTCCGATGGTGGGAGACGGTGCGACGACCGTGCGCGGGCTGGCCGAGAGCGCCGCGGAGCTGACCGAGGTGCTGGCCGCCGTCCAGCGGGTCGGTGGGGCGCTCCTGCCGGCGAAGACGCACTCCTCGGGCGGTATGACCTCGGTGCTCGACACACTCGACGCTGCGACGCCGGTGCTGGACGACGCCGTCATCCGGCTCGCACGGGTGAGGTCCCGCCTGGCGGCCACGCCATCCGACACCGGCGTCGACCTGCTCGACCAGGCCCGCGGTACGGCTCTGGACGGAGTCGATCAGTTGCGGGGCTGGCTCGGCAGCGCGGCGACCGTCACGGCCCTGCTCCCGCCGATGCTGGGCCACGACGGCCCGCGCCGTTACTTCATGGCGTTCCAGACCAATGCCGAGGCGCGGGGGACCGGAGGCCTGGTCGGCGCGTTCGGCATCCTGCGGGCCGGACCCGGCGGGATCGGCATCACGCGGCTGTCCGACAACAAAGGTCTCGCCACGAGTCCGGCACCTGTCGCCGATCACGGTGCGGACTTCCGAGCACGCTACGGGCCGAGCGCGGTCAGGATGCTCTCCATCTCCAACCTCTCCCCGCACTTCCCCTATGCCGCGGCCACCTGGACCGGGCTGTGGGAACGGCAGACCCACCGCCGGCTGGACGGTGCCATCGCGATCGACCCGATCGGCCTGTCCTACCTGCTTGAGGCGATCGGACCGGTCACCCTCCCCGGTGGGGAGAGGGTGACCGCCGAGAACGTCGTCGACCTCACCGAACGCACCGCCTATGCCCGGTATACCGACCCGACGGTGCGTAAACGGTTCCTCATCACGGTCGCCGGAGCTGTCAGCGAGACGCTGCCCAAGGCCCTCGCCGAGCCTTTCCGGCTGCTGCCCGCCCTGCTCCACATGGTGGACGAGCGCAGGATCCAGATCTGGAGCCGCCGCGGCGCGGAGCAGTCACTCCTGTCGGCGGCCGATGTCGGCGGTGTGCTGCCCCGGCGGCCGGGACCGTTCGCGGGGCTGGTGGTCAACAACTCCGCCGGCGGCAAGCTCGACTACTACCTGAAGCGCTCCCTCGACTACGAGCTGGGCCCGTGCTGGAGCGGGCTGCGCCCCACGACGGTCCGGGTCCGGCTCACCAACGACGTGCCGGACCGGAGCCTGCCCTCCTACGTGACCGGCCGGATGGACTCCCTGCGGCTCCACCACGCGGTCGGCTCCAACCTGTTGTGGGTGTCGCTGTACGCGGGGGCCGGAACGAAGATGAGGACGGCACGGCTCGACGGTGACCGGGTGGCGGTCACGCGAGAGGACGAACGCTCCCATCCCGTCTACTCGACCCTGCTGGAGTTCGCCCCCGGGCAGTCGAGAACGCTGGAGTTCGATCTGCTGGAACCCTCCTCCGGCCGGCAGCCGTTGGTCCCGGTGCAGCCGCTGGTCCATCCCCAGCACACCCGGATCGTGTGGAACACGCAAGGCTGTACCCGCTGA
- a CDS encoding SDR family NAD(P)-dependent oxidoreductase produces MPSALITGATAGIGAAFARRLAADGFSLVLVARDEGRLSASAEELRLRYGVEVEVLAADLAAEEGLTAVERRLREGVDLLVNNAGFGHPGAFLDVPVADELRMLKVHCEAVLRLTLAALPGMRKRDRGAVVNVASVAAFFTRGTYSASKAWVVNFSESIAAELTGGRVRVMALCPGFVRTEFHDRASMDVSGIPGFLWLSADKVVNEAMGDLARGRRVSVPDIRYKVIVGVGRLVPRGLTGEVSRRLGRRR; encoded by the coding sequence ATGCCTTCCGCATTGATCACGGGCGCGACCGCCGGCATCGGTGCCGCGTTCGCCCGCCGCCTGGCCGCCGACGGTTTCTCCCTCGTCCTGGTGGCCCGCGACGAGGGGCGGCTGAGCGCCTCCGCAGAGGAGTTGCGCCTGCGCTACGGGGTGGAGGTCGAGGTGCTGGCCGCCGACCTGGCCGCCGAGGAGGGGCTGACCGCGGTCGAGCGGCGACTCCGGGAAGGGGTCGACCTGCTGGTCAACAACGCCGGCTTCGGCCATCCCGGTGCGTTCCTCGACGTTCCGGTCGCCGACGAGCTACGGATGCTGAAGGTGCACTGTGAGGCGGTGCTGCGGCTGACGCTGGCCGCACTGCCGGGGATGCGGAAGCGCGACCGGGGAGCGGTGGTCAACGTCGCGTCGGTTGCGGCGTTCTTCACCCGGGGCACCTACAGCGCGTCCAAGGCATGGGTGGTCAACTTCAGCGAGTCCATCGCCGCCGAGCTGACCGGCGGCCGCGTGCGGGTGATGGCCCTGTGCCCGGGGTTCGTCAGGACCGAGTTTCACGACCGCGCCTCGATGGACGTCTCCGGCATCCCCGGCTTCCTATGGCTCTCGGCGGACAAGGTGGTGAACGAGGCCATGGGCGACCTGGCCCGCGGCAGACGGGTGAGCGTCCCGGACATCCGCTACAAGGTCATCGTCGGGGTCGGCAGGCTGGTCCCCCGAGGCCTCACCGGAGAGGTCTCCCGCCGCCTCGGCCGCCGGCGGTAG
- a CDS encoding ABC transporter ATP-binding protein yields MASIVLNKVDKIYAGGVKAVNGLDLEIKDGEFMVLVGPSGCGKSTALRMIAGLEDISGGEIVIGDRVVNHLPPKDRDIAMVFQNYALYPHMTVEENLAFGLKLRKMPKAEISKRVNEAAKMLGLEQYLKRKPAALSGGQRQRVAMGRAIVREPQAFLMDEPLSNLDAKLRVSMRASLNTLHERLGVTTVYVTHDQVEAMTLGDRVCVLRDGLLQQVDTPQNLFDKPVNLFVAGFMGSPSMNFVNAELVRGDGGAAVSFAGFNLPVPSETFAEKPGLDEWVGKQIILGIRPSDFDDSVAANGSAGGWTRLQVRAEVTEELGSEINVLFLIDAPPVQHQDTVAAADAGDDEEAALPLVGDKSLWTARVNSRSHVRPGQNIELVVDTHNLHFFDPVSGLAIGHPANARV; encoded by the coding sequence ATGGCATCGATCGTTCTCAATAAAGTCGACAAGATCTATGCAGGCGGTGTGAAAGCCGTGAACGGCCTCGACCTTGAGATCAAGGACGGCGAGTTCATGGTGCTCGTCGGGCCGTCCGGCTGCGGCAAGTCCACCGCCCTGCGCATGATCGCGGGCCTTGAGGACATCAGCGGCGGTGAGATCGTCATCGGCGACCGGGTGGTCAACCACCTGCCTCCGAAGGACCGTGACATCGCCATGGTCTTCCAGAACTACGCGCTCTACCCGCACATGACCGTCGAGGAGAACCTCGCCTTCGGTCTCAAGCTCCGCAAGATGCCCAAGGCGGAGATCTCCAAGCGGGTCAACGAGGCCGCCAAGATGCTCGGCCTGGAGCAGTACCTCAAGCGCAAGCCGGCCGCCCTCTCCGGTGGTCAGCGCCAGCGTGTCGCGATGGGCCGCGCGATCGTCCGCGAGCCGCAGGCCTTCCTCATGGACGAGCCGCTGTCCAACCTGGACGCCAAGCTCCGCGTCTCCATGCGCGCCTCCCTCAACACCCTGCACGAGCGTCTCGGCGTGACCACCGTCTACGTCACCCACGACCAGGTCGAGGCCATGACCCTCGGCGACCGCGTCTGCGTCCTGCGCGACGGTCTCCTCCAGCAGGTCGACACCCCGCAGAACCTCTTCGACAAGCCGGTCAACCTGTTCGTCGCGGGCTTCATGGGCTCCCCGTCGATGAACTTCGTCAACGCCGAGCTGGTGCGCGGCGACGGCGGCGCGGCCGTGTCGTTCGCCGGTTTCAACCTGCCGGTGCCGAGCGAGACCTTCGCCGAGAAGCCCGGCCTCGACGAGTGGGTCGGCAAGCAGATCATCCTGGGCATCCGCCCCTCCGACTTCGACGACTCCGTCGCCGCCAACGGCAGTGCCGGCGGCTGGACCCGCCTGCAGGTCCGCGCGGAGGTCACCGAGGAGCTCGGCTCCGAGATCAACGTCCTGTTCCTGATCGACGCCCCGCCGGTCCAGCACCAGGACACCGTCGCCGCGGCCGACGCGGGTGACGACGAGGAGGCGGCACTCCCGCTGGTCGGCGACAAGTCGCTGTGGACCGCCCGGGTCAACTCCCGCAGCCACGTCCGCCCCGGCCAGAACATCGAGCTGGTCGTGGACACCCACAACCTTCACTTCTTCGACCCGGTCTCGGGTCTGGCGATCGGCCACCCCGCCAACGCCCGCGTCTGA
- a CDS encoding LacI family DNA-binding transcriptional regulator codes for MNMRRTTIKDVAEAAGVGVATVSRVLSGGSASPETRERVLTVAAQLDYRPSALGRNLRQQRSGGIGLLLPDITDTFYGRLADGVLACARSAGEPVILGATGDDPEREAELIGMLLEQGVDRVIAVPSGDGETWTPTLRAGLAMVFAHRLAAGRDDVPAVLADDRAGVQTAVDYLTGLGHRRIAYLGGPGQEQRLTAFRQTLGDLVDEELIVSARGSRDSAYAAAAGLLQRRPDLTAVLAGGNLLGEAAVLAARELDLRVPRDLSLIMFDDVPWAELCSPTLTVIAQPAQDIGYRAAELVLRTGGRRPRSVLLPTELIVRGSCAPKGISRSPR; via the coding sequence ATGAACATGCGTCGTACGACCATCAAGGACGTCGCCGAGGCGGCGGGGGTCGGGGTCGCCACGGTGTCGCGGGTTCTGTCCGGCGGCTCGGCGAGTCCCGAGACCAGGGAGCGGGTGCTGACCGTCGCGGCCCAGCTCGACTACCGGCCCAGCGCGCTCGGCCGCAACCTCCGCCAGCAGCGGTCGGGCGGGATAGGGCTGCTGCTGCCCGACATCACCGACACCTTCTACGGCCGGCTGGCCGACGGCGTGCTCGCCTGCGCGCGCTCGGCGGGCGAACCGGTGATCCTGGGGGCGACCGGCGACGACCCGGAACGCGAGGCGGAGCTGATCGGCATGCTGCTGGAGCAGGGGGTGGACCGGGTGATCGCGGTCCCCTCCGGCGACGGTGAGACGTGGACGCCGACGTTGCGGGCCGGGCTCGCCATGGTGTTCGCGCACCGGCTCGCGGCCGGGCGCGACGATGTGCCCGCGGTCCTGGCGGACGACCGCGCGGGCGTGCAGACCGCGGTCGACTACCTGACGGGGCTGGGCCACCGGCGCATCGCCTACCTCGGCGGCCCCGGCCAGGAGCAGCGCCTGACCGCCTTCCGCCAGACGCTGGGCGACCTGGTGGACGAGGAGCTCATCGTCTCCGCGCGCGGCAGCCGCGACTCCGCCTACGCGGCCGCCGCCGGACTCCTTCAGCGCCGCCCCGACCTGACGGCCGTGCTGGCCGGGGGCAACCTGCTGGGTGAGGCCGCCGTGCTCGCCGCCAGGGAGCTCGACCTGCGGGTGCCCAGGGACCTGTCACTGATCATGTTCGACGACGTGCCCTGGGCCGAGCTGTGCTCCCCGACGCTGACCGTGATCGCCCAGCCCGCCCAGGACATCGGCTACCGCGCGGCCGAACTGGTGCTGCGCACCGGAGGGCGACGCCCGCGAAGCGTGCTGCTGCCCACCGAGCTGATCGTCAGGGGAAGCTGCGCCCCTAAAGGGATTTCTCGATCGCCGCGATGA
- a CDS encoding glutathione peroxidase, with product MSIRDIPVHTLADAPTTLAELLGDKAALIVNVASRCGLTPQYAGLVRLQQTYADRGFAVVGVPCNQFMGQEPGSAEQIQEFCSTTYGVDFPLLAKADVNGEDRHPLYASLTRAPDADGASGDVQWNFEKFLVSREGEVLARFRPAVEPEDPAVIAAIEKSL from the coding sequence ATGAGTATCCGTGATATCCCCGTACACACCCTTGCCGACGCCCCCACCACCCTGGCGGAGCTGCTCGGTGACAAGGCAGCCCTCATCGTGAACGTGGCCTCCAGATGCGGTCTCACTCCGCAGTACGCGGGGCTGGTCCGGCTCCAGCAGACCTACGCCGACAGAGGGTTCGCCGTCGTCGGTGTTCCGTGCAACCAGTTCATGGGCCAGGAGCCGGGCAGCGCCGAGCAGATCCAGGAGTTCTGCTCCACCACCTACGGGGTGGACTTCCCGCTGCTCGCCAAGGCGGATGTCAACGGCGAGGACCGGCATCCGCTCTACGCCTCGCTTACCCGGGCCCCCGATGCCGATGGCGCGTCCGGTGACGTCCAGTGGAACTTCGAGAAGTTCCTGGTCTCCCGCGAGGGCGAGGTGCTGGCCCGGTTCCGCCCGGCCGTCGAGCCGGAGGACCCCGCCGTCATCGCGGCGATCGAGAAATCCCTTTAG
- a CDS encoding transglycosylase SLT domain-containing protein, translating to MPTPRRTSVLLVTSALAVSTTATVAQISTATAAHASSAQRSNKALAAPLVSARGWTRGQFGCLSLLWSRESGWNHRAHNRYSGAYGIPQALPGGKMASAGRDWRTNPRTQIKWGLSYIKKRYGSPCGAWAHFQSRGWY from the coding sequence ATGCCGACGCCACGCCGTACCAGCGTTCTGCTGGTCACCTCGGCGCTCGCCGTCAGCACCACCGCCACGGTCGCCCAGATCTCCACCGCCACCGCCGCCCACGCCTCCTCGGCGCAGCGGAGCAACAAGGCCCTCGCGGCACCCCTGGTGTCCGCGCGGGGCTGGACCAGAGGTCAGTTCGGCTGCCTCAGCCTCCTCTGGTCCAGGGAGAGCGGCTGGAACCATCGGGCGCACAACCGCTACTCCGGGGCCTACGGCATCCCTCAGGCGCTGCCCGGCGGAAAGATGGCCAGCGCCGGTCGCGATTGGCGCACCAACCCCAGAACACAGATCAAATGGGGACTTTCCTACATCAAGAAGCGCTACGGCTCCCCATGCGGAGCGTGGGCGCATTTCCAGTCACGCGGCTGGTACTAG
- a CDS encoding lytic transglycosylase domain-containing protein, producing the protein MNSYRVLRNTAVTMITASAMVGSAGIGQAKEIMEPARKGLAKMIVHQGTWFTRAQPRVIRFASRTTRSRNKAIAFRLVSRRLWSHSQFRCLDSLWTRESNWNHQAHNASSGAYGIPQALPGSKMSGSGGDWRSNPVTQISWGLGYIKSRYGSPCGAWGHFRSSNWY; encoded by the coding sequence ATGAACAGCTACCGCGTCCTGCGGAACACCGCCGTTACCATGATCACGGCCTCGGCCATGGTCGGCTCGGCGGGGATCGGGCAAGCCAAGGAAATCATGGAGCCGGCCAGGAAAGGGCTGGCGAAGATGATCGTCCATCAGGGTACGTGGTTCACCCGGGCCCAGCCCAGAGTCATCAGGTTCGCATCGAGAACCACCAGAAGCAGGAACAAGGCGATCGCGTTCCGCCTCGTCTCCCGCCGCCTGTGGTCTCACAGCCAGTTTCGCTGCCTGGACAGTCTCTGGACCAGAGAGAGCAACTGGAACCACCAGGCACACAACGCCTCCTCGGGGGCGTACGGCATTCCCCAGGCCCTGCCGGGCTCGAAGATGAGCGGCAGCGGCGGGGACTGGCGGTCGAACCCGGTCACCCAGATCAGCTGGGGACTGGGCTACATCAAGAGCCGCTACGGTTCACCGTGCGGAGCATGGGGTCATTTCCGGTCGAGTAACTGGTACTGA
- a CDS encoding TetR/AcrR family transcriptional regulator C-terminal domain-containing protein — MPAEPLSRPRIVAAAIDLIEREGADAVSMRRIAAGLGVGVMSLYNHVPNKSALLDGVAETVLSQVEFTDDPDADWTDRVRMQALAFRQIAHHYPRCTMVVVSRQLQSTAGLLPVDRALATLRSAGFDGHDAVRILRVFIAYIVGSLLREVGVTPTFAPVPHSDVAVENVDPVLFPQVSGLVPQLVDFDPEAEFAFGLELLIQAIAVQLRR, encoded by the coding sequence ATGCCCGCAGAGCCACTGTCCCGTCCGCGTATCGTCGCCGCGGCCATCGACCTGATCGAACGCGAGGGGGCCGACGCGGTGTCCATGCGCAGGATCGCCGCCGGCCTGGGCGTGGGCGTGATGTCCCTCTACAACCACGTGCCCAACAAGTCCGCCCTGCTCGACGGAGTGGCCGAGACCGTGCTGTCGCAGGTCGAGTTCACCGACGACCCGGACGCCGACTGGACCGACCGGGTGCGGATGCAGGCGCTCGCCTTCCGGCAGATCGCCCACCACTATCCCCGCTGCACGATGGTGGTGGTCAGCCGCCAGCTTCAGTCGACCGCCGGGCTGCTGCCGGTGGATCGGGCGCTCGCCACGCTGCGCAGCGCCGGGTTCGACGGGCACGACGCGGTCCGCATCCTGCGGGTGTTCATCGCCTACATCGTGGGATCGCTGCTGCGCGAGGTCGGCGTCACCCCGACCTTCGCCCCCGTCCCCCACTCCGACGTCGCGGTCGAGAATGTCGATCCCGTGCTCTTCCCGCAGGTGAGCGGACTGGTCCCGCAACTGGTCGACTTCGATCCCGAAGCGGAGTTCGCGTTCGGCCTGGAGTTGCTCATCCAGGCGATAGCCGTACAGCTGAGAAGGTGA
- a CDS encoding ferritin-like domain-containing protein, with protein sequence MSTHDLYTIPAELSTWDVEAAGAARFTWEYDDGRDRMLALYQKGKDKQWDSVKRIDWSLEVDPYNVLGVPDTTIAIHGTPLWDRMDDSQRKDVRLHNAAWQFSQFLHGEQGAMICSARIVESVPELDAKFYAATQTMDEARHAETYARFLQEKVGLAYPINTHLKSLLDSTLSDSRWDMPYLGMQVLIEGLALAAFGVMRDITTKPLPKQILAYVMQDEARHVAFGRMALRDYYRQLTEAELREREDFVIEGCYLMRDRLRGRETWETLGLSRSEVAQAMECVDQSEYLRLFRSLLFSRIVPCVKDIGLWSPRLQQAYADMGVLDMAGQNLETLMRQDEDIAEKLDAERFAAEEAERHAEVAETVAMGSES encoded by the coding sequence ATGTCGACTCACGATCTCTACACCATCCCGGCCGAGCTCTCCACCTGGGATGTCGAGGCGGCCGGAGCCGCCCGCTTCACCTGGGAGTACGACGACGGCAGGGACCGCATGCTCGCCCTCTACCAGAAGGGCAAGGACAAGCAGTGGGACTCCGTCAAACGCATCGACTGGAGCCTTGAGGTCGATCCGTACAACGTGCTCGGCGTCCCCGACACCACCATCGCGATCCACGGCACGCCGCTGTGGGACAGGATGGACGACAGCCAGCGCAAGGACGTCCGCCTGCACAACGCGGCCTGGCAGTTCTCCCAGTTCCTGCACGGCGAGCAGGGTGCGATGATCTGTTCGGCCAGGATCGTCGAGTCGGTCCCCGAGCTCGACGCCAAGTTCTACGCCGCCACCCAGACCATGGACGAGGCCCGGCACGCCGAGACCTACGCCCGCTTCCTGCAGGAGAAGGTCGGCCTCGCCTACCCCATCAACACCCATCTCAAGTCCCTGCTGGACAGCACACTGAGCGACTCCCGCTGGGACATGCCCTACCTCGGCATGCAGGTGCTCATCGAGGGCCTGGCGCTGGCCGCCTTCGGGGTGATGCGCGACATCACCACCAAGCCGCTGCCCAAACAGATCCTCGCCTACGTCATGCAGGACGAGGCCCGGCACGTGGCCTTCGGCCGGATGGCGCTGCGCGACTACTACCGGCAGCTCACCGAGGCCGAACTCCGCGAGCGCGAGGACTTCGTCATCGAAGGGTGCTACCTGATGCGCGACCGGCTGCGCGGCCGGGAGACGTGGGAGACCCTCGGTCTGAGCAGATCCGAGGTCGCCCAGGCCATGGAGTGCGTCGACCAGTCGGAATATCTCCGGCTGTTCCGCTCCCTGCTGTTCAGCCGCATCGTTCCCTGCGTCAAGGACATCGGCCTGTGGAGCCCCCGTCTCCAGCAGGCCTACGCCGACATGGGCGTCCTGGACATGGCCGGGCAGAACCTGGAGACGCTGATGCGACAGGACGAGGACATCGCGGAGAAGCTCGACGCCGAGCGCTTCGCCGCCGAGGAGGCCGAACGGCACGCCGAGGTCGCCGAGACCGTGGCCATGGGTTCCGAGTCCTGA
- a CDS encoding DUF202 domain-containing protein encodes MTPLWDEGLQNERTRLAWVRTAALLAVSGLGAGGAGLRVGIPPLAVAPFVLAALCGALLLARTGVRYQRVQHALHGGSPLDERSDAVIAWLGTVAFAVGAFGFVLTR; translated from the coding sequence ATGACCCCGCTGTGGGATGAGGGTCTGCAGAACGAGCGGACCCGGCTGGCCTGGGTCCGCACCGCCGCGCTGCTCGCCGTCAGCGGTCTGGGCGCCGGAGGCGCCGGACTGCGCGTCGGCATCCCCCCGCTCGCCGTCGCCCCCTTCGTCCTGGCCGCCCTGTGCGGGGCGCTGCTACTGGCCCGTACCGGCGTCCGGTACCAGCGCGTGCAACACGCCCTGCACGGAGGCAGCCCACTCGACGAGCGGTCCGATGCCGTCATCGCCTGGCTCGGCACCGTGGCCTTCGCCGTGGGAGCGTTCGGCTTCGTGCTCACCCGTTAG